In one Myotis daubentonii chromosome 1, mMyoDau2.1, whole genome shotgun sequence genomic region, the following are encoded:
- the THTPA gene encoding thiamine-triphosphatase, translating into MAQGLIEVERKFVPRPETEERLQELGGTLEHRVTFRDSYYDTPELNLMRTDYWLRQRENSGWELKCPGTAGVSGPHTEYMELTAEPAIVARLCKVLGAEVPGAEGVAAVLGPLGLQEVASFVTNRSAWKLVLSRADPEEPPLRVDLDTADFGYAVGEIEALVPEEAEVPAALEKISKLGSMLGVLAQERAPAKLIVYLQRFRPQDYQRLLEVHSSREKLEGTHDADSSLG; encoded by the exons ATGGCCCAGGGATTGATTGAGGTGGAGCGAAAGTTCGTTCCTAGGCCGGAAACAGAAGAACGGCTGCAGGAGTTGGGGGGCACCCTGGAGCACCGGGTCACCTTCCGAGACAGCTACTATGACACCCCTGAGCTGAACCTCATGCGGACTGACTACTGGCTGCGACAGCGAGAAAATAGTGGTTGGGAGCTCAAATGTCCCGGGACAGCAGGTGTCTCTGGACCCCACACTGAGTACATGGAACTCACAGCCGAGCCTGCAATTGTGGCCCGGCTCTGTAAGGTGCTGGGGGCTGAAGTCCCCGGGGCTGAGGGCGTGGCTGCTGTGCTGGGCCCACTGGGACTGCAGGAAGTAGCTAGTTTTGTGACTAATCGAAGTGCCTGGAAACTGGTGCTTTCCAGAGCTGATCCAGAGGAGCCTCCGCTCAGGGTGGACCTGGACACAGCCGACTTTGGCTACGCCGTGGGTGAAATAGAGGCCCTGGTGCCGGAGGAGGCCGAAGTCCCCGCCGCCCTAGAGAAGATCAGCAAGTTGGGCAGCATGCTTG GTGTGTTGGCACAGGAGCGGGCACCTGCCAAGCTGATCGTGTACCTACAGCGTTTCCGGCCTCAGGACTACCAGCGCCTGCTAGAAGTACACAGCTCCAGAGAGAAGCTAGAGGGGACTCATGATGCTGACAGTAGCCTGGGCTAA
- the AP1G2 gene encoding AP-1 complex subunit gamma-like 2 isoform X1 yields MQARWPRGCGTPASGSGHRAGLGRKARYARPQRVKALSIPGLCSPRATPRMVMSSLKLQDLIEEIRGAKTQAQEREVIQKECAHIRASFRDGDPLHRHRQLAKLLYVHMLGYPAHFGQMECLKLIASPRFIDKRVGYLGAMLLLDERQDAHLLITNSIKNDLNQGIQAVQGLALCTLSTMGSAEMCRDLATEVEKLLLERSPYVRKKAVLTAVHMIRKVPELSDTFLPVCAKLLHERHHGVLLGTITLITELCERSPAALKRFRKVVPQLVQILRTLVTTGHSTEHSISGVSDPFLQVQILRLLRILGRNHEESSESMNDLLAQVATNTDTSRNAGSAVLFETVLTIVDIRSAAGLRVLAVNILGRFLLNSDKNIRYVALTSLLRLVQSDHSAVQRHRPTVVECLREPDASLSRRALELSLALVNSSNVRAMTQELQGFLESCPLDLRADCASGILLAAERFAPTKRWHIDTVLRVLTMAGSHVRDDAVANLTQLIGGAQELHAYSVRRLYSALAQDISQQPLVQVAAWCIGEYGDLLLEGSCEETEPLQVEEEEVLALLERVLQSHMSLPATRGYALTALMKLSTRLRGDNNRIRQVVSIYGSCLDVELQQRAVEYNTLFRKYDHMRAAILEKMPLVDRGGPQAEEEVKESKEATHLLEPAPVPTEPQASKLLDLLDLLDGPSEDSQQPPPVDPSPEGTLIHLLDLPCAPLAPAPIPNLKVFEREGLQLNLSFVRPPGTPTLLLITATATNASEGDVTHFICQAAVPKSFQLQLQAPSGDTVPAQGGLPVTQVLRILNPNKAPLRLKLRLSYDHCGRPVQETFEVNNLPVEAWQ; encoded by the exons ATGCAGGCTCGGTGGCCGAGGGGCTGTGGGACCCCGGCCTCGGGATCGGGGCACCGGGCCGGCCTGGGCAGAAAGGCCCGGTACGCCCGGCCACAGAGGGTGAAAGCCCTCTCCATCCCCGGGCTCTGCTCCCCCCGCGCCACCCCCAGGATGGTGATGTCTTCGCTGAAGCTTCAAGATCTCATCGAGGAGATTCGAGGGGCCAAGACCCAGGCCCAGGAGCGGGAAGTGATCCAAAAGGAGTGTGCCCACATCCGGGCCTCCTTCCGCGACGGGGACCCGCTGCACAGGCACCGCCAGCTGGCCAAACTGCTCTATGTCCACATGCTGGGCTACCCCGCCCACTTTGGACAG ATGGAGTGCCTGAAACTGATCGCCTCCCCCAGGTTCATAGACAAGAGGGTGGGCTACCTGGGGGCCATGCTTCTACTGGATGAGAGGCAGGATGCCCACCTGCTCATTACCAACAGCATCAAGAA TGACCTGAACCAGGGTATTCAGGCCGTACAAGGCCTGGCCCTGTGCACTCTGAGCACCATGGGCTCTGCTGAGATGTGCCGGGACCTGGCCACTGAGGTGGAGAAACTGCTCCTGGAGCGAAGCCCCTATGTGCGTAAGAAG GCTGTTCTGACTGCAGTGCACATGATCCGAAAAGTCCCTGAGCTCTCCGACACCTTCCTCCCGGTTTGTGCCAAACTGCTTCACGAACGTCACCACG gcGTCCTGCTGGGCACCATCACGCTGATCACAGAGCTCTGCGAACGAAGCCCTGCAGCCCTCAAGCGCTTTCGAAAG GTGGTGCCCCAGCTGGTACAGATCCTCCGGACTCTGGTGACGACGGGACACTCCACAGAACACAGCATATCTGGAGTCAGTGACCCCTTCCTACAG GTCCAGATACTTCGTCTGCTTCGGATTCTGGGCCGGAACCACGAGGAGAGCAGTGAGAGCATGAATGACTTGCTGGCCCAG GTGGCCACTAATACAGACACCAGCCGGAATGCAGGCAGCGCGGTCCTGTTTGAGACTGTGCTCACCATCGTGGACATCCGCTCTGCAGCTGGCCTGCGG GTTCTAGCTGTCAACATTCTAGGCCGCTTCCTGCTCAACAGTGACAAGAATATTAG ATACGTAGCCCTGACATCGTTGCTGCGCCTGGTGCAGTCTGATCACAGCGCTGTGCAGCGACACCGGCCCACTGTGGTGGAGTGTCTTCGGGAACCTGACGCCTCTCTCAGCCG GCGGGCCCTGGAACTGAGCCTGGCTCTGGTGAACAGCTCCAACGTGCGAGCCATGACACAAGAGCTTCAGGGCTTCCTGGAGTCCTGCCCCCTTGATCTGCGGGCAGACTGTGCCTCAGGAATCCTGCTGGCCGCAGAGAG GTTCGCCCCAACCAAGCGGTGGCACATAGACACCGTCCTGCGAGTGCTGACAATG GCCGGCTCCCATGTTCGGGATGATGCGGTGGCCAACCTGACCCAGCTGATTGGTGGGGCCCAGGAGCTACACGCCTACTCTGTGCGCCGCCTCTACAGCGCCCTGGCACAGGACATCTCCCAG CAACCGCTGGTGCAAGTGGCAGCCTGGTGCATTGGGGAGTACGGGGACCTTCTGCTGGAGGGGAgctgtgaggaaactgagccactTCAG GTGGAAGAAGAAGAAGTGCTGGCATTACTGGAAAGGGTGCTGCAGTCCCATATGTCCCTGCCAGCCACCCGAGGATACGCCCTCACAGCCCTCATGAAGCTTAGCACCCGGCTTCGTGGGGACAACAA CCGCATCCGCCAGGTGGTGTCCATCTACGGAAGCTGCCTCGACGTGGAGCTGCAGCAGCGGGCTGTGGAGTACAACACACTCTTCCGGAAGTACGACCACATGAG GGCGGCCATCCTAGAAAAGATGCCTCTTGTGGACCGAGGTGGCCCGCAGGCTGAGGAGGAAGTGAAGGAGAGCAAAGAAGCAACCCACCTTTTGGAACCAGCCCCCGTCCCCACAGAGCCCCAG GCCTCAAAGCTCTTGGATCTGCTAGACCTCCTGGATGGGCCTTCTGAGGAttcccagcagcctccccctGTGGATCCCTCCCCAGAAGGCACTTTAATACACCTGCTCGACCTTCCCTGTGCTCCCCTAGCCCCAG cTCCCATCCCAAACCTCAAAGTGTTCGAGCGGGAAGGACTACAGCTGAATCTGTCTTTTGTTAGACCGCCTGGAACCCCTACTTTGCTCTTAATCACGGCCACTGCTACCAACGCCTCAGAGGGTGATGTCACCCACTTCATCTGCCAGGCCGCGGTGCCCAAG AGTTTCCAGCTGCAGCtccaggcccccagtggggacaccgtTCCGGCCCAGGGTGGCCTTCCAGTGACCCAGGTCCTCCGAATCCTCAATCCTAACAAG GCCCCCTTGCGGTTAAAGCTGCGCCTCTCCTACGACCACTGTGGCCGGCCCGTGCAGGAGACCTTTGAGGTGAACAACTTGCCTGTGGAGGCATGGCAGTAA
- the AP1G2 gene encoding AP-1 complex subunit gamma-like 2 isoform X2 produces the protein MVMSSLKLQDLIEEIRGAKTQAQEREVIQKECAHIRASFRDGDPLHRHRQLAKLLYVHMLGYPAHFGQMECLKLIASPRFIDKRVGYLGAMLLLDERQDAHLLITNSIKNDLNQGIQAVQGLALCTLSTMGSAEMCRDLATEVEKLLLERSPYVRKKAVLTAVHMIRKVPELSDTFLPVCAKLLHERHHGVLLGTITLITELCERSPAALKRFRKVVPQLVQILRTLVTTGHSTEHSISGVSDPFLQVQILRLLRILGRNHEESSESMNDLLAQVATNTDTSRNAGSAVLFETVLTIVDIRSAAGLRVLAVNILGRFLLNSDKNIRYVALTSLLRLVQSDHSAVQRHRPTVVECLREPDASLSRRALELSLALVNSSNVRAMTQELQGFLESCPLDLRADCASGILLAAERFAPTKRWHIDTVLRVLTMAGSHVRDDAVANLTQLIGGAQELHAYSVRRLYSALAQDISQQPLVQVAAWCIGEYGDLLLEGSCEETEPLQVEEEEVLALLERVLQSHMSLPATRGYALTALMKLSTRLRGDNNRIRQVVSIYGSCLDVELQQRAVEYNTLFRKYDHMRAAILEKMPLVDRGGPQAEEEVKESKEATHLLEPAPVPTEPQASKLLDLLDLLDGPSEDSQQPPPVDPSPEGTLIHLLDLPCAPLAPAPIPNLKVFEREGLQLNLSFVRPPGTPTLLLITATATNASEGDVTHFICQAAVPKSFQLQLQAPSGDTVPAQGGLPVTQVLRILNPNKAPLRLKLRLSYDHCGRPVQETFEVNNLPVEAWQ, from the exons ATGGTGATGTCTTCGCTGAAGCTTCAAGATCTCATCGAGGAGATTCGAGGGGCCAAGACCCAGGCCCAGGAGCGGGAAGTGATCCAAAAGGAGTGTGCCCACATCCGGGCCTCCTTCCGCGACGGGGACCCGCTGCACAGGCACCGCCAGCTGGCCAAACTGCTCTATGTCCACATGCTGGGCTACCCCGCCCACTTTGGACAG ATGGAGTGCCTGAAACTGATCGCCTCCCCCAGGTTCATAGACAAGAGGGTGGGCTACCTGGGGGCCATGCTTCTACTGGATGAGAGGCAGGATGCCCACCTGCTCATTACCAACAGCATCAAGAA TGACCTGAACCAGGGTATTCAGGCCGTACAAGGCCTGGCCCTGTGCACTCTGAGCACCATGGGCTCTGCTGAGATGTGCCGGGACCTGGCCACTGAGGTGGAGAAACTGCTCCTGGAGCGAAGCCCCTATGTGCGTAAGAAG GCTGTTCTGACTGCAGTGCACATGATCCGAAAAGTCCCTGAGCTCTCCGACACCTTCCTCCCGGTTTGTGCCAAACTGCTTCACGAACGTCACCACG gcGTCCTGCTGGGCACCATCACGCTGATCACAGAGCTCTGCGAACGAAGCCCTGCAGCCCTCAAGCGCTTTCGAAAG GTGGTGCCCCAGCTGGTACAGATCCTCCGGACTCTGGTGACGACGGGACACTCCACAGAACACAGCATATCTGGAGTCAGTGACCCCTTCCTACAG GTCCAGATACTTCGTCTGCTTCGGATTCTGGGCCGGAACCACGAGGAGAGCAGTGAGAGCATGAATGACTTGCTGGCCCAG GTGGCCACTAATACAGACACCAGCCGGAATGCAGGCAGCGCGGTCCTGTTTGAGACTGTGCTCACCATCGTGGACATCCGCTCTGCAGCTGGCCTGCGG GTTCTAGCTGTCAACATTCTAGGCCGCTTCCTGCTCAACAGTGACAAGAATATTAG ATACGTAGCCCTGACATCGTTGCTGCGCCTGGTGCAGTCTGATCACAGCGCTGTGCAGCGACACCGGCCCACTGTGGTGGAGTGTCTTCGGGAACCTGACGCCTCTCTCAGCCG GCGGGCCCTGGAACTGAGCCTGGCTCTGGTGAACAGCTCCAACGTGCGAGCCATGACACAAGAGCTTCAGGGCTTCCTGGAGTCCTGCCCCCTTGATCTGCGGGCAGACTGTGCCTCAGGAATCCTGCTGGCCGCAGAGAG GTTCGCCCCAACCAAGCGGTGGCACATAGACACCGTCCTGCGAGTGCTGACAATG GCCGGCTCCCATGTTCGGGATGATGCGGTGGCCAACCTGACCCAGCTGATTGGTGGGGCCCAGGAGCTACACGCCTACTCTGTGCGCCGCCTCTACAGCGCCCTGGCACAGGACATCTCCCAG CAACCGCTGGTGCAAGTGGCAGCCTGGTGCATTGGGGAGTACGGGGACCTTCTGCTGGAGGGGAgctgtgaggaaactgagccactTCAG GTGGAAGAAGAAGAAGTGCTGGCATTACTGGAAAGGGTGCTGCAGTCCCATATGTCCCTGCCAGCCACCCGAGGATACGCCCTCACAGCCCTCATGAAGCTTAGCACCCGGCTTCGTGGGGACAACAA CCGCATCCGCCAGGTGGTGTCCATCTACGGAAGCTGCCTCGACGTGGAGCTGCAGCAGCGGGCTGTGGAGTACAACACACTCTTCCGGAAGTACGACCACATGAG GGCGGCCATCCTAGAAAAGATGCCTCTTGTGGACCGAGGTGGCCCGCAGGCTGAGGAGGAAGTGAAGGAGAGCAAAGAAGCAACCCACCTTTTGGAACCAGCCCCCGTCCCCACAGAGCCCCAG GCCTCAAAGCTCTTGGATCTGCTAGACCTCCTGGATGGGCCTTCTGAGGAttcccagcagcctccccctGTGGATCCCTCCCCAGAAGGCACTTTAATACACCTGCTCGACCTTCCCTGTGCTCCCCTAGCCCCAG cTCCCATCCCAAACCTCAAAGTGTTCGAGCGGGAAGGACTACAGCTGAATCTGTCTTTTGTTAGACCGCCTGGAACCCCTACTTTGCTCTTAATCACGGCCACTGCTACCAACGCCTCAGAGGGTGATGTCACCCACTTCATCTGCCAGGCCGCGGTGCCCAAG AGTTTCCAGCTGCAGCtccaggcccccagtggggacaccgtTCCGGCCCAGGGTGGCCTTCCAGTGACCCAGGTCCTCCGAATCCTCAATCCTAACAAG GCCCCCTTGCGGTTAAAGCTGCGCCTCTCCTACGACCACTGTGGCCGGCCCGTGCAGGAGACCTTTGAGGTGAACAACTTGCCTGTGGAGGCATGGCAGTAA